A window of the Arachis duranensis cultivar V14167 chromosome 5, aradu.V14167.gnm2.J7QH, whole genome shotgun sequence genome harbors these coding sequences:
- the LOC107489994 gene encoding LOW QUALITY PROTEIN: uncharacterized protein LOC107489994 (The sequence of the model RefSeq protein was modified relative to this genomic sequence to represent the inferred CDS: substituted 1 base at 1 genomic stop codon): protein MAKSFSLTHHLSLLLLHSHSHRLFIPSTTLLPLPLHHHHPFSLSPFHKSLSTNPTPYPLQYELIINRPVQKHPPRVRRNAAQALSEPHEPDEPEEQEPTSELRLDSWVDRKLSFDSDSGQPSSSNLELDKAKRKYYNKRRKRMYGSDSEEEEARLRNEEKFVELKPEVVELPTLHRREEELYFYDAFAYPWEKEKHYKMVYQLEKKYFPNQCLDKAFLKPGESNLNANANANLNENENVDGGVRSKGKGRKTAGVREEKKDDKGDNKLVFFDEKREEEKKGDGDLVKDLREKKVEEFFKGLKRVDKKDGEVSSINAEPFLSSRRTGLPPVWDSPHGTVVFINKPKGWTSFTVCGKLRRVVKVKKVGHAGTLDPMATGLLIVCVGKATKLVDRYQGMIKGYSGVFRLGEATSTWDADSPVIQREPWEHIKDEDIKRNTHNFMFXDQMVGGERMYDKARRGENVELSPRRISILQFDIERSLDDRQNLIFRVTCSKGTYIRSLCADFGKAVGSCAHLTALRRDSIGQYSADDAWDFQELEEAITKTYL, encoded by the exons ATGGCGAAATCATTCTCTCTAACCCACCACCTTTCCCTCCTACTCCTCCATTCCCATTCTCACCGTCTCTTCATCCCCTCCACGACACTCCTCCCTCTCCCTCTTCATCACCAtcaccccttctctctctccccaTTCCACAAATCCCTCTCTACCAATCCCACCCCATACCCTCTTCAATACGAACTCATCATAAATCGCCCCGTTCAAAAACACCCACCACGTGTTCGACGAAATGCCGCACAAGCTCTCTCTGAACCCCACGAACCAGACGAACCTGAGGAACAAGAACCGACTTCGGAGCTTCGCCTTGACAGCTGGGTCGACCGGAAATTGAGCTTTGACTCCGATTCTGGTCAACCCAGTTCGTCAAATTTGGAACTTGACAAGGCCAAGAGGAAGTACTACAACaagagaaggaagaggatgTACGGGTCAGATTCCGAGGAAGAAGAGGCACGGTTACGGAACGAGGAGAAGTTTGTGGAGCTGAAGCCTGAGGTGGTGGAGCTTCCAACTCTGCACCGTAGAGAAGAAGAGTTGTATTTTTATGATGCTTTTGCTTACCCTTGGGAGAAGGAGAAGCACTACAAGATGGTGTATCAGTTGGAGAAGAAGTACTTCCCTAATCAATGCCTTGACAAGGCATTTCTCAAACCGGGAGAGTCGAATTTGAATGCGAATGCAAATgcaaatttaaatgaaaatgaaaatgtagATGGTGGTGTGAGGAGCAAGGGGAAGGGTAGGAAGACTGCTGGTGTtagggaggagaagaaggatGATAAGGGTGATAACAAGTTGGTCTTTTTTGATGAGAAGAgggaagaggaaaagaagggtGATGGGGACTTGGTGAAGGATCTTAGGGAGAAGAAGGTCGAGGAATTCTTCAAGGGCTTGAAGAGAGTTGACAAAAAGGATGGTGAAGTTAGTAGTATCAATGCAGAGCCTTTTCTTTCATCGAGGAGGACTGGACTCCCCCCGGTATGGGACAGTCCACATGGCACTGTGGTTTTTATTAACAAACCAAAGG GCTGGACCTCATTCACAGTTTGTGGTAAGCTGCGCCGCGTTGTTAAAGTAAAAAag GTAGGCCATGCTGGAACACTTGATCCCATGGCTACTGGTTTATTGATTGTTTGTGTTGGAAAAGCAACAAAACTGGTAGACag ATATCAAGGGATGATCAAGGGTTATAGTGGGGTCTTCCGTCTAGGGGAGGCTACTTCAACATGGGATGCTGATTCACCA GTCATTCAGCGTGAGCCATGGGAACACATCAAAGATGAGGACATAAAGAGAAACACACATAACTTTATGTTTTGAGATCAGATG GTTGGGGGTGAAAGGATGTACGACAAGGCGAGGAGAGGAGAAAACGTTGAACTTTCACCTAGACGAATCTCAATACTCCAGTTTGACATAGAGCGCAGCTTGGATGACAG acaaaatttgatttttagagTGACGTGTTCTAAAGGGACATACATTCGGTCATTGTGCGCGGATTTTGGGAAGGCTGTTGGCAG TTGCGCCCATTTAACTGCTCTGCGAAGAGATTCAATTG GGCAATATTCAGCAGATGATGCTTGGGACTTCCAAGAACTTGAAGAGGCTATTACCAAAACTTACCTCTAA
- the LOC107489995 gene encoding uncharacterized protein LOC107489995 — translation MEEDDEWELCNDDGFVYKRKRRRIDPSSTAVENAEAAAAAENENRRRERKKRTLLKLKTKYENEIREWDTLSNTLRAMQNAALQQQQQRQQEQRASEEQTRDPSSLPSTSSTDSVGGSLLDELLLQVETQEAIIQDISNLCNVAESVCFKREEQFKKSLFDLPIWASPVELMQALCDE, via the exons ATGGAAGAAGATGACGAATGGGAGCTTTGTAACGACGATGGATTCGTCTACAAGCGCAAACGCCGCCGTATAGATCCGTCGTCGACGGCAGTGGAGAATGCAGAGGCAGCGGCGGCGGCGGAGAATGAGAACCGGCGAAGGGAGAGGAAGAAGCGAACGCTGCTGAAGCTGAAAACGAAGTACGAGAATGAGATCCGCGAGTGGGACACATTGTCGAACACCTTGCGTGCAATGCAAAACGCAGCGTTGCAGCAACAGCAACAACGGCAACAAGAACAACGCGCTTCGGAGGAGCAAACGCGAGACCCATCTTCGCTCCCTTCCACTTCTTCGACGGATTCCGTTGGTGGGTCCTTGCTTGATGAGCTTCTCTTGCAG GTGGAAACCCAGGAAGCTATAATCCAAGACATTTCAAATTTATGTAACGTAGCAGAATCAGTGTGCTTTAAGCGAGAAGAACAGTTTAAAAAATCTCTGTTTGATCTTCCCATATGGGCTTCTCCAGTTGAGCTCATGCAAGCATTGTGTGATGAATGA